Part of the Aptenodytes patagonicus chromosome 14, bAptPat1.pri.cur, whole genome shotgun sequence genome, ACCCCCCGGTGcctgggggccagggcagggtgcccccccccgccccccactgGGAGCCGTGCTGCAGGGCACAGGCGGCTGCAGGTTGCGGGATGGAGGGGTCCGTGCCGGTGGCTGCCTTTCCCCTCCACTTCAGGGTCTGGGTCTGGCCGTGTGCTGCAGGGGCTCGGAGGGGCACAGCTGATCCCACACCCCTGGCAGTGCCGTGAGCCGGTGCAGAGCCGGGCTGCCATGCCCACTGCCTGTTCCCACCGCAGCGAGGCCAGGGGATGCAGGGGTAATGCCGTGGCCACAGCCGgcgtccccgtccccctccaGCAGTGCCTTgtggaaatgaggaaaacaggGAGGCGAGAGGGATGCCGGAGgtttaatacatttatttgacATTAAGTGAACAGAGGAGCTGCTACAGCAGCTTCGTGCCAGCTCCTGGGGCCGGCTCGATGCTGACACCCAGCGCCCTCACCCTGAAGGGTCTGTGCAGCCCTCGCGGCCCCCGCAGCCCTGACACCCCACTGCCAgacccagcctccccctgcccacgctTGGAGCAGCGACGGGGGGCTCTGACCCTGGGAAACCCCCAAATACAGAGatgcctgcagctggggcagcaaTTTGAGCAAAGCACATGTTAAATATGCTGACACAGCCCTCCGTGCCTCGCAGACGTACACAGTTTATTTCTGCAGGCGACGCGAGCATGGCAGCCGGCGTGGCGGGATAgactggcacagccaggctcagCACCCCCGGGTTGTGCCCTAGGTGATAGTCGGGAGGGGGCTGCGGTGGCTGCTCCCAGCGCATCCCGGCCGGGGgatgcaggaggcagcagcatcccctgTCCAGGCTCGCTCCGGCAGCTGCAGTTGCATGGTGTGCGCCCCTGTCCCGGACCGAACGTGGCCACGGCCACCCCAAATTCCTATGCCCACAtccagctggggagagaagctcctccagcccttctGTGAGCCTGAGGATGGCAGGATTTGGCCCCCGGTTGTGCCACTGGGGATGCTGAGCACCAGGTTGGGCTGCCATGAGCGATGGCATGGTCCCCAGTGGGGTCCCAACCCTGGGGGTCCCACCGTCCTCCGTGCCGGTGGCTGAGGATGGGGGATCCTATCCAGCACCCAGAGCGGCTTGGTGGCATGCTGtgcaccccagcacccctgtGCAATCGGGACCCCATGGGGACAGGGTATCTCTCAGCCCTGGGGGACGGTACCCAGGCAGGCATCACCTTCATCAGTGGGGTCCAACCCCGGGACCAACCCCATCCCACCCGGCTGGAGCAAGGGAAGGGACCGAgcaggctgggggagagggacaaacagaaaaataaaggagccACCCCCTCCCCGAGCCCCAGGGCATTGCTTTGGACACTGCAAATTagattttctgaaaaggaaatgttttacaAGCCATAAATTGTCTCAAAAGAAaatgggaggggggggaaaaattgTGCAATTTTTTTGTGGATGGAAAAACAGGGGCAACGTGGCCGGGACAGCGTGGCGGGAGCCGGTCGGGAGCTCTCCGTGCCGCCGGCTGGCGGCACGGAGAGCTCCCGACCAGctcccgccgcgctgccccggctCCCGTGCCTGTGCTGCTAGGTACCCGTGTGTGGTTCTGTCTTCGGCTTCTTCTGTCgctttttgcctttatttttcgGTTCGGTTTTCTCtggaacagaaaaaggaggagaaaaggagggcTCGCTCGCCAGCCGGGCAGCAGGATCCGACCCGAGCCCCATCCGTGGGATGCAGAGGGTGTCCCTGGATGCCGCATCCTCCCTCGGGTGTTAGCACAGGACCCTTTTCCCGATTTGGGGGACCCCAGAGCCCTCTCCAAGTCACCAAACGGCAGCGTGGGTCTGCGGGGGGTCTGGGTGTGCCGGTGGCATGGGCAGAGGGACACCGAAGCATTGCCCCGCCGTCTCCCAAGGCTGGACCCTAAATCCTGATACTCCCAAAATCTCCAGGAATGCGCTGGGGCCAGCTCAACCAAACCACGGGGGGCTGCCCGGAGAAACCCCAACTTCTCTCTGAACAGGGACTGGGGATGTCGGAGCAGGACAGCGGCTGCACCAATGCCCCAAATTGATGCCGCGGCCATGCCCGGCTCTGCCACGGTGCAGGGCTGTGCCTCCCCTCTGGAGAAGACGGTGCTGCCCACCACCGCGGGCTTGCACAGGACCCAGCCGGCCCCCAGGAGGGTTTGGGCACGGTGGGAAGCGGGGTGGCCTCAGGGTGCATCCATGCATAGGTGCTAATGATCTCCCCAGGGATGCCCTCCCCACGCGGATGCTTCCTATCCAGGTGGCACGACCCATGCGCCGGCGGAGCCCGTCCGCGTCTCGGTAAGGCTGACCCGCTGAGAGCCTGCCAGGGACTCGGCGCTGTGCGGTCAAGCCGCTGGGACCCAAATCTCTGCGTGTCCTGAGGAGCCACCACAAGCAAGCTCCAGCTGGCTGAGGTGTCGGTGCTGAGACACCAAAGCAAACAGGGATGCAGGATAAGCCCCGCCATGCTGCGGGCTTCGACAGGAAGGGGAGCCCATGCTGGGGAGTGGAACGGCTGCCCAAAAACTGGGCAGCTTcgcctctccttctccccctgcaACCACCACGTGCTCTCCAGACCCCAAGCCGGACAACACGGGGGGGTCTGGTGCCGCTCTCCCCATGCAGCCCCCACGTGAGGGGCACGGGGACTGCGACCGGCCAGTGCTGCGTGCGCTACTGCTGTTGTGGCCGATCCTTTCCGAGGGCTCCAGCTCTTTTCCTGCCCGGCTGTTTTTCAGCCCTGATCTCCCAGACAGTTGCCACCCACAAAGGAGAGGGCACAGCACGAATACCAAGCGTCTGGAGAGCATGGCAGACACACAAGGCAGATTTACAGCAGCGTGAGGGGTTTTGTGCCCTGGCCAAGCGCAGATGCTTCTCCCTTCCAGCTGCCTGGGGACGGCTCAGAAGTGGTGGCACAAATCTCTCATCACACGGTCGGGTCCTGCTGCCTTCCCCGGCTTGCCCAGGCTGGGGTGTCTCGGCTGCATCAAGTGAACTCGCCGTCCTTCTACAGCATCTGGATCCCATAACCCAGCACTTGGCcgggcaggcaggagcctgggAGCGAGGGCAGATGCACGCTCTGCCGCGGCGGGGACGCCAAGCAGCCTGCCCGGGAGCCGGCGGCCAGGCCGGGCTGCCAGACACAGAGGGGCTGCCCTCTCCTGCCCGCCCGGCCAGGGCAGCAAGCAGCGGGGGCTGCTCGTGGGGCACTGAAAGGGTTTCCCTCTGCCTCCTCGGGGCCACACTCAGCTCTGGAGCTGATCCCAGCTAGCAGCCTCGAGCAATTTGCCCTGCCATTCCCCGAGCCCATCCCCGTGGCCTCAGGGCTCTTGGTGTGCAGGAGCGGGTGCGCAGGTAGAGCCGGGAGGCAGAGTGCTTCGCCAGGGTGCCACTGCCTTCCCAGTCACCCCATGAGATGGGGCGCCTCTGAAGCGCCATCACCGTGGTCTCCGCTGCCAGGACCCGCTgtgtgccaggcagggctgggcgcgggcaCGGCGCCGCCGGCACCCGCCCGGCACTGCACCGCGGGACACGGTGCTCTGGAGCAGCCTGTCCTCCCACGCCAAACTTGCCACATCAAACTGTCACCAGCTCTCCGGGTCCAGAGCCAGAACAGCCCGGCAGGGAGGGGAACGTCCCTGAAATCGATGCCACCTGGTGCCCCGAAGCTGTGAGTCAGGGCCCGGGCTGGGATGGAAATCAGCTTCTCCGTGCTGTCAGcaggaaaatactgtttatgATTGATGGTGCTGAGATGAAGCCGCTCTCCTGGctccacagccccagccccagcatgcGTGCCTTCTATTATTGCCCccctttctccatcctttttctcttccctgcctcgCAGTCCTTGCCCCCGCCGTCCTCGGCCCCTGCCGTGCTGGCGGTGCCGGCCTGCGTATCCCATGACACACAGCAAGCCTGCGGCTCCAAAGTGCAAACCTCCGCACTGCTGGGGCCGGTGGCTCAGGCCCTAGAGATGGTATCTCAGGCAATCCCCCTTTCTTCCAGTTATTAAGCGGAGATTTATTAGAACAGCTTCGGTCCAGCCGGTTGCGTCCAAAAATGACATCAGCCTCCTCCTGGTTCCCGTCGCCGGCCACGCGCCCGTGCCCATGCTGCCTGGCCGGACCCCACGCCAGGTGTGGGTGCTGTGAGAGGTGGCGGGGAGCCCCATGCCGGGGAGCCCCCAGCCTGGGGGACGCGATGCTGCCGCAGTGGGAGGAGGCGCAGGAGCAGGGGCAAACATCTGGCCGGGTGAGCCATGGAGGAAGACCCTGCCCTGGGGGTGTGTCCCAAAGCTTTGGCCATCAGAAATCCCCTGGGGGATGCCCTCCAGCTCCACGAGCGCTGACGGTATTCTGGGGGCTTGGAATTTTTTGCAGGAACCTCCCCTGCCGGTCTCAACCCTTGTTATTCACAACTGGGAGGCAGAAAGCCCCGGCCATGCCTTTCCCTTTGCAAGCGTGGCAGGACGGGAGCCGGAGCTCGGCAGCCTCGTCCCGCTGCGGCGGCTCACGCCGGTGCCCGTCCCAGCCTGGTGGTGGAAGGGGATGCCGGCCGGTTCCAGGCGGTCTCAGGGGCTGCCGGGtgggagcagccagcccagcgCGCTGCCTGCGAGggtccccgccagccccgcaGCCACCGCTAGCGCCAGCGCCGGAGCTGTTCAGCACATGTGCCTGAGACAGCGGCTTTCTCCAGAACTGCACGGTTACAACCACCGGCCTCAAAATGCTTGGGAAATGACAGCCAGGCTCGCTGGCCAGGGCCAGACTGCCGCCACCACCCCCCCTCCCACGGCGTGCCTTGGGGTTCGCTTTGGAGGGGCACGAAGCCACCCCCGGGGCCAGGGGGCGGCAGGCGGTGTGGTGCTCACCTCCCGGGCAGTGCTTCCTCATGCGGCACTTCCTCGTCTCCAGCAGCGCGGGGCACGCGGCCCCCTCCTCCTGGGCAGTCCCCGGCACCTCCCGGACCCGTGTCTCCACACCCCACTTGCAGCCGCAGGTCTGGCCCTCGTGGGTGCAGGCACTCCACTTGCTCCAGGGCCCCGGCTCACACATCTCTGCAGGGGacaggggtgcaggggagggaCGGTGACCACGCAGCACCGGGCATGTCCCCAGGGACCACGGGCATGGGGTGCGGGTGCTGCTTACCTTGGCACTCGCGGGTACCGGGCTGCACCGCAGTGTTGGGGGGGCACTGCCGAAAGCACTGGCCCTTGTGCAAGTAAAACTTGTCCTTGCACTTCATGCAGAAGTCTCTGCTGAAGCAGCTCTCACAGCTGGGCGACCTGCACTCTGCCGGGAAGGAGGGCTGGTCAGCCGGGCGAGCCCGAGGGCCAGCACACGGTGAGCCCGGAGCCAGCAGCCCCGGTATCCACTGGGGACCCAAAGCCCTTTGCAAACCTGCGGGGTCTGGGCtgcagctctgggcaggggaaaaggagaggaagccCCACTGCCCGGCTGCGCCCGGCTCTTGCTGCTGCCACTGGCTCCGTGCCGCCGGGGATGCTGCGGGAAACGCAGCCGTCGCCCGTCCCGCGGCGCTGGGACCCGCAGGGCGGCGAGGGGAGGCAGGGGCACTGGGAGGAGCGGGGGGGCCCCGGCTGGCACGGGACGTACTTGTGCATCTGTTGACCTCCAGACCCCGCACGCCGAAGTAGCCGGGGGGGCAGGTGTGGACGCACATCCCGTACTGGCGGATGCCGTCCCTCCAGATGAGCAGGAAGAGCCGGTGGTGGCAGGTGATGCAGCCGTTGTCCTCCGAGCACAGGACGCAGCCCGTGCAGTTCTCCAGCAGGCCGGCGCTCACTGCGGGGACAAATGGTGGAGAGAGGCTGCGGCACGGCTGTGGCACACGTGCACGGCATGGCCGAGGCTGCGGGGAGGGTCCCAGCCTGGTGACAGCCCCTCCCCGACCCACGGGGGTGACAGCACTGTCCCGTCTCCCTGCATAtgcctccccacctccctccactccccaaatccccccctctccccaggctggcagctcGGGGACGCACAGAGCCATCGCTCCCCACTGCACTCAGCTCGGGCGTCACTGCCTCCATCACCCCAAGGTCCAGGGCTGAGGGTCTGCCCCACGCCCAGCTCTGCCCAAGGGTGCCAGCCTGAGCCCTGTCCCTACGCCAGCCGTGCCCATCCCATGGGAAGCATCCTTAACGCGAGCTAAACAACGGCTCTGTCAGCGGGTAGAAATATGCTCTGACCTGGATTAATTAGTTGATGCCTGTTAAGTGTCAGGGGACAAAGCGCATTTTGGAAATGCTTAAGAGGAGCCGAGATAAGGATCTGTCTGGTTGCTCAAGAGCCTCCACCGCCTCCCTGGCTGCCTTTGCAGTTTTCCCAACCTGGGTGACGGCGGCCAGCCCCGAGGTGGGCTCTGCTCCCAGGGAAAAGGACGGGGTGCCAGCCCCCATCAGCCTGCAGCCCCCGGTGGGGCCACCAGAGACCCTGCCCACCGCTGCTCCTCCCAGAGCCGGCTCCCTGCGCCCAGAGAAATGCGGCCTGGAGAGATGTTTCTGGCACAGGGGCACTTTGGGAGCTGGGTAGCTGAGCCCCAAGCACTGCGGGCTACCCATGCCCGGTGTCTTTTTGCACCCCCAGGCTGGCTGGGCATCTCCGTAAGGGGCCACCAAGCTCCTGCACGCAAGCAGCCGATGCCTCTGCTGTACCCAGCTGTGTTGGGAAGCATTTGCTCGGCTCTGGCACCGCGGGCTCCCCCAGGCGCTCCTGAGCAAAGGCTCATGTTGTGCAGCAGTGACAGTGCCAGCAGCGCTGGAGCTGCATGCTCGGGCCCCGGGCTCCATCTGCCAGCAGATCTTAGAGCATTAAGATGGTTTTTTGCATGTAGTGAAGGCCTAAGGAGGCGGCTGCCCTGGACAGAGCAGAGCCCAGTGCCTGTGGTTGGGACAGGCGGAGGCTGATGCAGACCCCCGGCTCTGAGCCCTGGCAGGCGCCGGGAGGGACCTGCCCCGGAGCAGCTCCAGTCCCCGCAAAGCCGAGCGGGCAAGGGCGAGCCCAACGAGCCACTGAGCTGGGTGCTGCCCGGTACAGACACAGGTTTCAGCCCCAGGAGCGATCCCTGGCACTGATCCTCTCTGACCCCCAGGAGCTGACAGCAGAAGGGCCCCATGGCCGCGGTGGCCACGGCAGAGGGGCTGGTGGAAAGCAGAGGTCGGGGCCGGGGAAGCCAGGGGAGATGCTGGCAGGCGATGCCTCGCAGCCCTGTGTGCTGGTCCCCGGCACAACTTTGCCTGGTGCAAGCCGGTCCCTGGTGCAGCGGTGCCATGTAGCTGTCCCCAAGCTGGCTCGTCCCAGTCCCCTCACAGGGGTTTGGATGGCAGCGCGGTGCGGCGCGGCCGGGAGGCTTTGTTAGGGCTGCATCTGCTGGGAGTGCACTAACGAAGCACCTTGGATCCATTAAGTTGTTATGGTCTCCGTTACATATTTACCAAACGCTGACAACATTTGTGttcctggctgcagctggagcgGCTTCCCTGGGGACCCAGGGATTTACGAgcctctttcccttccctaattctttttgatgatttttttttttctttgccgcTCTCCCTCCAGCCCCCGTCTGGGGCAGGGAAGGTGGGGAGCCCTGCGCAGGCTCCAGGGCCTCGTTCCCGTCACCGGCTTTAAAAATAGCCCCGTGGTGTGGAGCCGGGGAAACGCTTGGCTGGCCGGGTCCCGCTCCTCCGCCCCGTGAGCCTCGGGACTGCCGGTATGGCAGGGCTGCCGGCACGGCAGGGCTGCCGGCACGCGCCTCTGCCGCCAGGAAGCAATGCTGGGGAGTTGCTGCAGAGCCAGTGGAGGGCTGTGCCGCACGATGGGATGTGGCTCACACCAAAACCCTGGGACTGGGGAAATTAGGGACACCTGGTGggtttgccttccccccccccccccccggcagcgaTTGCAGGCCCggggtgcagggctgagctgagACGGGGGGCACACAGGATACCGGGGTGCCCAGGTGGGTCCTCCCTGCCTGGGCTGTGCCGGCCATCAATGCAGCACCACCCATCGCTGCCTGCCCCGAGCCCAGCTCTGCCGCCATGGGCTCTGCGGGCACCGGGAGGCTCCTGGGCACTGGGCTGCCTAGACCATCCCTCTGCGACAGCGGGGCACGGCTGTAGGCAGCTTCCAGCGGCAGTGGggtggctgtggggtgctgtaGCATCCCTCTCGGCTCCTGGCCCCCGGAGATCTCACCGGCCCTTCTGCACTGGTTATACAGAGAGAGACAACACGTGTTCAAGGCAGGGAGCCGAGACAAGACCCCTGGGCGCTGCCAGGGTCTGAGGCCCCCGCGTATCCCGTAGCATTAGGCCGCTTGGCATCAAGCGCCGGCAGCCGGAGCGCTGGCCCCACGGCACCCCAAGCCCCTCTCAGTGCCAGGCCGTTTCCGATCAGAGGCGTTTCGGCTGCCAGCCTGGCCGCCCACATAATCACATGTGCCCACTGACTCCGCATGTCTTTAACATGCAACAGCCACAGGGAAAGCTGTctgggctccagccctggcccccGAGACCCCCGGTCCTGCCAGGTCCTGTCCCTACCCCGGCACACACCGGTTCCAAAACCAACCTGCTTCCGGGACAGAGCCGAGTGTCAGCCCTGGCCCCGCTCCCCACGGCCGGGTGGCACTGCCTGGCACTGCCTGGCAAGGGGACACGAGCCGGTGTCCGATGGAGGGGTGCACGTACCTCGGCACAGCCCCGGCGCACGCTCTGCCCTGTGCCCTGGCACCAAGCAGCGACTCGGCTGGTGCCGCTGCTCGGAGGAAGGCCAGGGCACAGGGACGGTCAGTGCCTGCAGTGGCTCTGAGCATCCTTCCAGGAGGTTTTACTCCCCACACACTTAATGCGTtaagcagagaaaggaaatgttgGAATATCAGCCTGTTCTGCACTATCCCCACTGTGCCCAGCTCTCCTGGGGTTTGCAAAGCTGGTCCCCATGCCAGCCAGCGTccccctgtcccctgccagccccgaGGGCAGGGCTGGCATCGGGAAGGCAATGCCATGGGGCTGGGCATTGCCTTCTCCACGCACCTACCCTGAGCCAGCCCCGTGCCGTGCACCGGGAGGGGAATGCAGCCGGTGTCCAATGGGGCCTGAGGGACCGGGTCAGGAGGATGCTGGTTCCCGGCTCCTTCCAGCCCTGGGCATAGATCAGCCCCATTTCACACCTCCTGCCCGTTCCACACAAGCAGCGCCGGCGGCTCTGGCgctggcaggggaggcaggggcCGGCAGCCCTGCGTCCCCGAGCCGCCCCGTGGTACCTGAGCGGGATGAGCCGGCCGCGTGCACCATACCTTGCTTCTTCCATCGGTTCTGCGTGAGCATCTCCATGGAGCTGATGAATAACAGCAACATGAATATTATCCACAGCATCTGGGCAGGAGTAATTTCGGGCAGGGAAGAAATCAAATCATCCAAGCGGCTGGTGGGCTCGTCTCCTGCCAGAGCCAGCCGAGGGgcggtgggagggaggagagtggCTCTGGGCTCACACCATCCCACCCTGGCGCTGCCGCAGGCACGCAGCCGCACTTTAAGGTGGCATGAGCCGGCGAGCcccggggaggcaggggctgTCAGGCCAGGGGAGTGCTCATGGTGGCGGGGAAGTGCTGGCTGCTCCGGGGAGCTCTGCCTTTATAGCCGGTGCCAGCCCCCtctcctcacccccccccccttcaaaataataataataaaaaaaaaaatccctcagcaGCAACAAAGCGACTTGCAAACAAATTGGCTGGAGTCCCCCCCGCCGGAGCGCTCCAGCCGCCACCTCGGCTGGGAACCGTCCCGCTGTCCCGCCGCGGTCCGACTGTCCTGCTGCCATCCCAGCGCTGGGGTCACAGCGAAGCCCCCTGCGATTTGGGGGGGGTGGAGCCAGGCGGGTGACGCTGCCTgcgccagccccccccccccccccgccccaggctcagccccccgctcccagccccggcagccctggcagggccggggaggccagcagcagcccccgggcagggctgagcccccggGCAGGCCGGCTGGCTGGGAGCCGTGGTGGGTCTCCGGCAGCTCCGGCGGCGGCTGTGGATCTGCCCTTGCTGTCCCCAGGATTGCAGCTGACTCTGATTTTCCAAGCGCCTCGTAACTCACCTCCCTCCGAGCTGCGGGAGCTGCGCCGAGCCGAGCCAAGCTGAGCTGAGCCGAGCTGTGCTgcgctgagctgagctgagcccagctgagctgTGCCGAGACCAGCCGTGCCATGCGAAGCTGAGCCGTGCTGAGCCAAGCTCAgttgagctgagctgagctgcacTGAGCCATTCCCGGCTCCCACGCGGCCGCCCACGCTCCCTGCCCCATGCAGTGCTCCCCAAAACGCACCTCGGAGGTTCTCGCTGTGCCCGGAGCGGGGTGCGGGACAGGAGGGGGAAGGTGCTCGGCTGTGAAACCTCGCTTGCCAGGTACCTGCAGGTGAGCCACAGGTGCCAGCGCTGCGGGTCCCCGTCCTGGGAGCTCCATGTGCTCACCCCATCGTACTAGCACGTGCCGGCCCCGTGCCAGGAGCCATGCCCTGGAGCAGCCTGGTGACCTCCCcgaccagggctccagggccacTGGCCACCAGTGGCAGCCCCGACAACAGCGCACCCGCCCCTGGCATCCGCAAGTGCAAACCAGCACATTAtggccctctcctcccccaccccagagAGGGCACAGAGGGGGCTTCTTGGGCACACAGGACCCCCCTGCTCCCTGAGCACCCCCGGGACAGATGCTGACCTGCCTGCCCGTCCCACACCCCAGCCAGCTGCGGGGCACAGGGAAATAAAAGGGCCAAGAATTGGCTCCcatcttttgggggaaaaccCAGCATTTCTTGAGCTGTGCTCAGGTGGCTCTGCCAGCACGCTGCGTCCCCGCTTGCTCCACAGAGAGGTTTGGGTTGGGATCTTGGTGGACCTCGGTCTTGATGGCTTCCAATTGACCAAGGGAGAGGTTCTGCCTGCTTCACTCTTGCAGGGTGCACCTATTTTACTGGGATCTGCTCCTGCAGGCAAGGCTGAGGCCGGCCAGCGCGGGCTCATTCCCACCTTGGATGCTCTGGGTCTGCTTTACCTGGGAGGGACAAATGGGTTGGGGGACCGCTGAGCACCAGCAAACTCattgcactgggggggggggtccgctTGCGGGGCTGCAGTGGATGTGTCCATCAGTGTCCTGGGGCATCCGACCGTGCCCAGGGAAAGCGCATCGGTGTTACTCTCCTCTCTGCCCCCATGAATTTCTCCCTCTGGCTCCCCCTTTCCCCGCCAGCCTCCCTGAACGTCTCTCCCCGCCGCTCCCATCCAGCACCACCACGTTTCATTCCCAAAGAGTTAATGATTCAGACAACGAAGGAAACGCTTCAGACCCCTTGGGCCTCGCCACAGGAAAGCAGGAGTAATAATGGTTGGGATCActttaggtttttttctaatgCCAATAcgaaataaattgaaaaattacCCGTAAAATGCAAGTTTTCAGCATCTGGCTCAGCCTTACTTTCCATAAACAACCAAGCCCACAACATGGCGTCCCCATCGCGGATCTGCGTGGGCTGGGGGGCCCGTGTGGTGGCACCATCTCGGCACGGGAGCTGAGAAAAATACGGACATGGGAATGGCCAGTATCTCCGAAGCACCGGCTGCATCGGTGCTCGCAGGCGCTGCCAGTGATGGATGGCCACGGCCGCGAGTGCCCGGCTGGGCTTGCACCCTGGCAGGGCTCATGGCAGCTCCTCGCCCCGCAGAGgggccagcccagctccccaggaacTGATTGGGAATTTTCATTGTCCGGACCTGGAAGGAAAATGCTGTGCAAGGGCCAGGGAAGCGCCTCATCCCGGTCATGGTCTCCGGCTGCTGGCGCGAGTGAGCGCATGTCGGAGCGAGCCCTGCCAGGGTGAGCGCCCTTGCAGGAGGAGCGCACTAATTAGGTGGCTTTCATTAGCACTGGGTCCTCGGGGATGGCACGTGGCAATTTGCTCAGCTCATCGCTGGGCTGTGCAATAGCGCAGAGGCTTTGCCaaggccagcagagctgccagtCCCGGGTCGCTGCCGGTGGGTGCCAGGTGTCCCCGAGGGAGCAGAGAAATCCTCTCATTTGCCTTAATTTGGCTATTTATGACTACTCCTCTGAAAATTGCAGTGGGAAGGGATGATGTGTTGTCCGCTGATTAGTCAGGCGCCTGTTACCCCTCTGTTGTGCTTGGAGGCATttcggggggctgcagggggcgGGGAGCCCGGCTGACGGTGCCGGGGCGGCAACCATGGTGACTCATGGGTGATGCCGGGGAGAAGCAAGGCTGAGCCTGCGGGCGCTGCtggcagctcctggctccctcATGCAGCCCCGCTCCACGCCAgtgcagagggaatgaaatgttCTTCGTCCGTCTTCCAAAGGGAGAAAGTGTCCAGGAAGATAATTTGGAAAGTTTGTTTGACACTTGAGCACGCTTTCATCTTTGGAAAAATCTTGGTGACCCTCCAAGGCAGCACCGCCTGCTTCCCGGCACGGCCGGTGCTCCTGGGCACACGCCCGTGGCACCACCCCAGGGGCCGTTTTCGGGGTGCCTGGGGCTCCGGTGGGGATAGCGTGGTCCCGCCAGGGCCACAGGTCAGCCAGGGATGCTGGAACAAAGGATGCTGGCACCGGGATACAGGCACCAGGGATGCTGGCACCAGGGATGCTGGCACCAGGGATGCTCCTGGCCAAGGcagcaaagtgaaaatgaaacggctggagctggctggcagtGGGGGGAAggagacagcaaggggcagcgGGACGGAGGGAGCCCCCGGACGAAGGCAGGGTTTTCTCCCCAGGTGCAACGAGCTTCCTGCAGCCGCGAGGGCTAGAGCGGTGGCCAGGAGGGATATCTTCTCCAGAGCAGGGGCCCTCGTGCATCCCAGGCGATGAATGTGGGTTTGATCAGGGGAGGGTTTGAGCGGATGGTAGtggataaggaagaaaaatatttggcattCCTCTCCCATCATAACAAGCCCAGATGCTTGGACGGTGGCAGCCCGCTTCCCACAGAAATGGAAAGTCACAGCCGCTCCCCACGCCAGCTCGGCAGAGGCCCTTTCCCCTGCGCTTACGAAATGCCGGCTCCACCTAACGCCACACCGCGGCCCTCGCCGGGCATCCCACGGCATGGCTGCTTCCGTCACCCAGGTCCCCAGCGGTGGCACCAGCCATGAAC contains:
- the RSPO4 gene encoding R-spondin-4, with amino-acid sequence MLWIIFMLLLFISSMEMLTQNRWKKQVSAGLLENCTGCVLCSEDNGCITCHHRLFLLIWRDGIRQYGMCVHTCPPGYFGVRGLEVNRCTKCRSPSCESCFSRDFCMKCKDKFYLHKGQCFRQCPPNTAVQPGTRECQEMCEPGPWSKWSACTHEGQTCGCKWGVETRVREVPGTAQEEGAACPALLETRKCRMRKHCPGEKTEPKNKGKKRQKKPKTEPHTGT